ATTATCTCCATCTAAAAATGGACATCTACCTTTAGTATCCATATCAATTTTGCCAAATTTCTTATCAGTGTATTTCCCATGATATCTCTTAATTTTAGCTTCAAATAATTTTTTTAATGGTCCTGTCTTTATTTTTTTATATTTTTTATAAGTTTTTTTATCTAAGTCTACACGCCATCCTTCACAGCAGCTATCTTCGCAAGCAGAACCTATACACTTAAAGTTTTTTATGTAAGTTGGTTGTAAAATTCTTCTAGTATTCATATGCATTCTCCTCTTTATTTTATTTTAAAAAAAAGGATTGGAGAGCATTTCTCCAATCCTTTCTAGCTCTGTCACTACATAGCATACAATTATCTCAATAATTGTAATACCCCTTGTGGTGCCTGATTAGCTTGCGCTAACATAGCTTGTGCAGCTTGTTGCAAGATATTGTTCTTAGTAAACTGCATCATTTCTTTAGCCATATCAGTATCTCTAATTCTAGATTCTGAAGCTTGTAAATTTTCTGCAGATGTATCTAAGTTCTTGATTGTGTGCTCAAGTCTGTTTTGAGCAGCACCAAGTGCACTTCTTTGCTCTGATACACTCTTGATTGCTGTATCAAGTGTATCTAATGAATTTGATGCACCAGCTTGAGTACTAACATCTAAACCTGAAATACCTAAGTTTGCAGATCTCATGTCATCAATTCCAAATGTCATTGTTTGACCTCTGTTAGCACCAATTTGTAATGTCATTCCGCCATTACCTGCTGCTTCGGTTTGTGCTTGACTAAGTCCTAAATCAGCTGCTGCTGTAGAACCGTCACGATCCATAAATTCCACCGGACCACTTTCACTTTGGATGTTTAATCGGCCGTCATCCGTTACTGTTACAGTCACATCTCTGATAAATCCGTCTTCTCCATCAGATTTACCAGTTGTACCATTGTATGCTCCAATAGATGCATTGATTTGAGTCTGTAATTGAGTTGCAACAGTACTCATTGTAGCTCCATTATTGATACCAGCACCAGTATCTAATTCCATTAATATACCATTTACTTTCATATCAATTTTAGAGTTTCCACCAATATTAGAGCCATTGTAAGTTGCTGTACCTACATTCTTAGCTGCTGAAACAGCTCCATCAGTTTGAGATAAAAGTTTACCAGCTATAGACGTACCCGCTGCTACAGCACTAACTGTTACTTCTGATTTAACTCCCTTAGTTCCACTTTCAAGAACAAGTTTGTTAGCTCCATCTAAGTAACCAGATACGTGAGCTACATTTTTACCTGAATTGTCGATAGCTGTATTGATAGCGCCAACAATTTTGTCTGATATACTGCTAAGCGTTGCATCAGTTGCTGCTGATAAGTTTGAGTTCAATAAGTTACGGTCATCAGTTGTAAGTAGTGTATCCCAGTTTACTTCAATTCTTTGACCATCAATTGTCAATTCATCCTTACCAAATGTCAAATTTGCACCTGACCAATCACCTTTAAGAGCATTTGCACCTGTCATCTTTCCAGCTGTAAGCTTAGAAATAGCTGCTCCAACAGTTGAATCTGCTCCAATAGCCGATCCGCCAGCTGCTTTCAAACTACCATTTAAAAGTTTCATTGTGTTGAATTCTGTAGTATTACCAATTCTGTCAACTTCTTCTTTCAATTGAGTAATCTCATCTTGAATCGCTCCACGATCCTCATTAGTGTTAGTACCATTGGCTGATTGATCCGCCAATTCTCTCATTCTTTGTAGGATAGCGTGTGTTTCATTAAGAGCACCCTCTGCAGTTTGGATTAATGAAATACCATCTTGAGCATTCTTAGAAGCCATTTTAAGACCTCTGATCTGTCCTCTCATTTTCTCAGAAATTGATAGACCAGCTGCATCGTCTCCAGCTCTGTTGATTCTGTAACCTGAAGATAATTTCTCCATCGACTTAGCACCAGAAGTGTTAGTCATACCCAATTGACGATTGGCATTCATTGCATTAATATTGTGATTAATAATCATAACATTCCCTCCTTGGAATTATATTTTTTTTCGAAAGCATCCATGCTTTCGAGTTTAACGATTTAAAATTATAATTTTAAATAACAACAAAACAAGTGCCTGTCGGCCGTTCAGGGTCTTCGTTTTGTTATTCACTATAGTTATCGACCAAAACATCTTAGAGCTTTAGTAAAAAATATAAAATTACACTTTGTAAATTTATGCTATTCAGATATTTCAATCTATTTATTAAATACTTTTTTAACTGACTTCAAATCCACATTCTTTTTACTCATGGCTGCTCTATTTTCTTCTTGTATCTCTTCAAATATTTCTTTTCTGTGAATTTCAATATCTTTTGGAGCCTTTATCCCTAGCTTCACTTTGCCATCTTCAATCTCTGAAACTACAATCTCTATATCCTTGCCAATCATTATGCTCTCGTTCTTTTTTCTAGACAGTACTAGCATTTCGATCTTCCTTTCTAGTATCTGCTATCACTCTATGCTTTGTATGATAGCGTTTGTCTTCTAATACTACTTGTTTTCCAAGTTTTTTCTTAAAATTTATAACTATTGGCCCTGCGAGATTGGCTGTCATTTCATTGACATTTTCCGGGATAACTAAGAGAGTATATATGGCAACATCCTCTTCGCTTTCAATTTCTAATTTCTCTATCACCTGATCACTAAGTTCAACCTCATAATCTGGTTTAAATAGAAATGGATCAATCATAATAAATGATATATCCCCTTCGTCTACTGATTGTAACCATTTAAATGGCAATTCTTCTTCTTGGCTATCGATTATGACAAATTTTCTTAAATTTTCAAACGCCAATATGCCTTCTGAAAACTCTAATATAGCTTCTTCATCTATTTTTATTTCTCCAAAATAACTTGTATCAAGCTTCAATAAATGCACCCCCACTTATGTGATTAAACTCCTTATTTTCATTATACCACAAATA
This sequence is a window from Tissierellales bacterium. Protein-coding genes within it:
- the csrA gene encoding carbon storage regulator CsrA — protein: MLVLSRKKNESIMIGKDIEIVVSEIEDGKVKLGIKAPKDIEIHRKEIFEEIQEENRAAMSKKNVDLKSVKKVFNK
- the fliW gene encoding flagellar assembly protein FliW, whose product is MKLDTSYFGEIKIDEEAILEFSEGILAFENLRKFVIIDSQEEELPFKWLQSVDEGDISFIMIDPFLFKPDYEVELSDQVIEKLEIESEEDVAIYTLLVIPENVNEMTANLAGPIVINFKKKLGKQVVLEDKRYHTKHRVIADTRKEDRNASTV